From the genome of Argentina anserina chromosome 4, drPotAnse1.1, whole genome shotgun sequence, one region includes:
- the LOC126790449 gene encoding piriformospora indica-insensitive protein 2-like yields MKSYTSTNVFIFAIFVLFSAASCSDEEIEQVLAPMEQTEQEALYSAVQGFVGKLWNGSDLYPDPCGWTPIQGVSCDLFNGLWYVTVLNIGPVHDNSLSCSPNAKFRPQLFDLKRLKTLSFSNCFMSPHDHPIQIPTENWWKLSESLESLQFRSNPGLTGKIPSSFGGLKKLQSLVLVENGLHGGLPSNIGDLVQLQRLVLSGNWFTGSIPASFGRLNQLLIFDLSQNSLSGPLPNTFGSLTSLLKLDLSNNHLGGSISQVGDLKNLTLLDLRSNNFSGGLTKSMQEMHALEEMALSNNPIGGDLNTLEWQNMDKLVILDLSKTGLTGEIPESISELKRLRFLGLSDNKLRGDLSPKLATLPCISALYLHGNNLTGKLEFSESFYAKMGSRFGAWNNPNLCYPDALVTKSNVPFGVKPCQAEVTLLESNSITKLENAGLNQKFYFTTSLGFSNCGGIDGIWWLGGLLQLIIVLLLNWFI; encoded by the exons ATGAAAAGCTACACTTCCAccaatgttttcatttttgctATCTTCGTTCTCTTCTCGGCTGCTTCGTGCTCTGATGAAGAAATCGAACAAGTTTTAGCTCCAATGGAGCAAACAGAGCAAGAAGCTCTCTACTCTGCTGTTCAGGGCTTTGTCGGGAAATTGTGGAATGGTTCAGACCTCTATCCTGATCCTTGTGGGTGGACTCCTATTCAG GGGGTGTCTTGTGATCTCTTCAATGGTCTTTGGTATGTGACAGTACTGAACATTGGACCTGTTCATGACAACTCACTTAGTTGTTCTCCAAATGCAAAATTCAGACCACAACTGTTTGATTTGAAGCGCCTAAAAACCCTGTCCTTTTCCAACTGTTTCATGTCACCACACGATCACCCCATTCAAATCCCCACTGAGAATTGGTGGAAGCTCTCTGAGAGCTTAGAGTCATTGCAGTTTCGATCGAATCCCGGTCTTACTGGGAAAATTCCCAGCAGCTTTGGTGGCCTCAAAAAGCTCCAATCTTTGGTGCTAGTAGAGAACGGGTTACATGGTGGGTTACCAAGTAACATAGGTGACTTGGTGCAGTTACAGAGGCTAGTTCTCTCTGGAAACTGGTTTACAGGTTCAATTCCTGCTAGTTTTGGTAGGTTAAATCAGCTGTTAATCTTTGATTTGAGCCAGAACTCATTATCTGGGCCTTTACCAAACACTTTTGGAAGCTTAACTTCACTCTTGAAGCTTGACTTGAGCAACAATCATTTAGGAGGGTCAATATCTCAAGTTGGTGATCTGAAGAACCTGACCCTTCTGGACCTAAGGAGTAACAATTTCTCTGGTGGGTTGACCAAGTCAATGCAAGAGATGCATGCCTTGGAAGAGATGGCTTTGTCCAACAACCCAATTGGTGGAGATCTCAACACCCTAGAGTGGCAAAACATGGACAAGTTGGTCATTTTAGATCTCTCCAAAACAGGGTTAACAGGGGAGATTCCAGAGTCCATATCAGAGTTAAAGAGGTTGAGGTTTTTGGGTCTAAGTGACAACAAGCTTAGAGGTGACCTCTCACCAAAGCTTGCAACTTTGCCTTGCATTAGTGCACTATACCTACATGGGAACAACCTGACAGGGAAGCTTGAATTCTCCGAGTCGTTTTACGCAAAAATGGGGAGTCGTTTTGGTGCTTGGAACAACCCTAATCTCTGTTACCCTGATGCATTGGTCACCAAGAGCAATGTACCATTTGGGGTCAAGCCATGCCAGGCTGAGGTCACATTGCTTGAATCCAATTCAATAACAAAGCTGGAAAATGCTGGTTTGAATCAAAAATTTTACTTCACTACGTCTTTGGGATTCTCAAATTGTGGTGGCATTGATGGGATCTGGTGGCTTGGTGGGTTGCTGCAATTAATAATAGTTCTGCTGTTGAATTGGTTCATTTAG
- the LOC126790442 gene encoding protein CROWDED NUCLEI 3: MFSPLRKAPAALSLTPRNTDKGKAVAYVDGPPPPLGSLNEVRSGGAKTSPDLQNADWRRFKEVGLLDEAAMERRDRQELANKVARLESELYDYQHNMGLLLIEKEEWALEHEEMSQALAETQEILHREQRAHLIAMSEVESREENLRRVLVEEKRTVSELEKCLREMHEDYSRVKLASEAKLADANSLINSIEDKSLVTDEKFLAAEAKLAEANKKSLEVERRLQEVETRESVLRREQTSLSTEREAHKETFYRQREDLNDWEKKLKEGETRLGNIRKILNEKEEKTNESEIMLKQKEKDLYEAERKIESSNALLKEKEDDVNKRLADLVSKEKEVNSGAYILEMKEKELHALEEKLSSRENVEIKEHLDQHRAILDKKTQAFELEIEERRKNFDKELSSRIDTVEQKEAEISHKEEMLKKLEKVLDEKSERLKEKNKEVETNLKNLKEKEKTFKADKKKLELERQHILVDIEHLQRLKDEIQKTKDENFQLEQQICEEREKKAITEKERSDHLRLQSELQQEITNYRHQNELLLKEAESLKQEREKFEKEWEDLDEKRGTVDGELRKVIEEKEKLERLQSIEAERLKEERKEVQDYRRREMENLKQEKESFAARMSNEQIALSEKARSEHAQMVQDYESQRRDLETYMQDREDKMVKQLQEMERAFEEEKDREYTNINFLKGVADKQKEELLSERNTNEKEREALAQQKKELEAKQLEMGEDIDHLDKLSKKIKCQREQLLEERGRFLAFVEKLKSCKDCGEITRDFVLSDLQVPGMYHVEAVRDSEYNESGWGKRLQQKCKLVVSKVTSNKKLDVSTKVPPLSPMQKGKEPTLLANEEPRGHSSHENEPQPSLRRCNDAANAEPVVTDGSSKEVDDGYTPSIDNNSFIISQEQDIPEDSEQSELKSGRRKPARGRKSRLSRTHSVKAVVEDANKFLGETPEPSNASLLNESSYINEGDSSFTSIGRKRARPQSSRIESEQDDYDSGGHSGSVTAGGRRKRRQPVAPAVQTPGGQRYNLRNRKTAGTLVAASAAPHMKSKRNEESNTESIGAELIQVTTSKNVESTEERVVRFATPEPQDIVNGKADERKSVEETELSVEVNATESSHGNSSGGESGNSSGDESGDDYDDEDHPGPASIGKKIWTFFST; the protein is encoded by the exons ATGTTCTCGCCTCTCAGGAAGGCGCCGGCGGCCCTATCGCTGACGCCGAGGAACACCGACAAGGGCAAAGCCGTGGCCTACGTCGACGGTCCTCCTCCGCCATTGGGCTCGCTGAATGAAGTCAGAAGCGGCGGGGCCAAAACCTCGCCGGATTTGCAGAATGCCGATTGGAGGAGGTTTAAGGAGGTTGGGCTGCTCGATGAGGCGGCGATGGAGCGCCGTGACCGCCAAGAACTCGCCAATAAGGTCGCCAGGCTTGAGTCTGAG CTTTATGATTACCAGCATAACATGGGGCTTCTCCTAATTGAGAAGGAAGAATGGGCCTTGGAGCATGAGGAGATGAGTCAAGCATTGGCCGAAACTCAGGAGATTCTCCACAGGGAGCAGAGGGCTCATTTAATTGCAATGTCAGAGGTCGAAAGCCGAGAGGAGAATTTGAGGAGGGTCTTGGTGGAGGAAAAGAGGACTGTTTCCGAG cTAGAGAAGTGTCTGAGAGAAATGCACGAGGATTATAGTCGAGTAAAGCTTGCATCGGAGGCGAAGCTGGCTGATGCCAATTCGTTGATCAATAGCATTGAAGATAAGTCTCTGGTGACAGATGAGAAGTTCCTTGCCGCGGAAGCCAAGCTTGCTGAGGCCAACAAAAAGAGTCTAGAGGTGGAGAGGAGGTTGCAAGAGGTGGAGACGCGTGAGAGTGTGCTTCGAAGGGAGCAAACATCGTTAAGTACAGA GAGAGAGGCACACAAGGAGACTTTTTACAGACAAAGAGAAGACTTGAATGATTGGGAGAAGAAGCTGAAAGAAGGGGAAACGAGGTTGGGCAATATTCggaaaattttgaatgagAAAGAGGAAAAAACGAATGAAAGCGAGATAATGCTTaagcaaaaagaaaaggacCTTTATGAGGCTGAGAGGAAGATTGAGTCCTCAAATGCTCTGTTGAAAGAGAAGGAAGATGATGTCAATAAACGACTAGCTGATTTAGTCTCAAAGGAAAAG GAGGTTAATTCAGGTGCGTACATCTTAGAGATGAAGGAGAAAGAATTACATGCGTTGGAGGAAAAGCTAAGCTCAAGAGAAAAT GTGGAGATTAAAGAGCATCTTGACCAGCACAGGGCCATTCTTGATAAGAAGACGCAAGCTTTTGAGTTGGAAATTGAGGAAAGGAGGAAGAATTTTGACAAAGAACTCAGTAGCAGGATAGATACGGTTGAGCAAAAGGAAGCTGAAATAAGTCACAAGGAAGAAATGTTGAAAAAGCTAGAGAAAGTGTTGGATGAGAAATCTGAGAGGCTGAAGGAGAAAAATAAGGAAGTTGAAACGAATTTGAAAAATTtgaaggagaaagagaagacCTTCAAGGCTGATAAGAAAAAGTTAGAGCTGGAAAGGCAGCACATACTTGTTGATATTGAACACCTTCAGAGGCTTAAAGATGAAattcagaaaacaaaagatgaaaattttcaaCTGGAGCAGCAAATttgtgaagagagagagaagaaggcaATCACTGAGAAAGAGAGGTCGGACCATCTACGCTTGCAGTCAGAATTACAACAGGAAATAACCAATTATAGACATCAGAACGAGTTACTTTTAAAGGAAGCTGAAAGTCTGAAgcaggagagagagaagttcGAAAAAGAGTGGGAAGATTTGGATGAGAAAAGAGGTACAGTCGATGGAGAGCTTAGAAAAGttattgaagaaaaagaaaaattggaaAGGTTACAATCTATTGAAGCAGAGAGGttgaaagaagagagaaaagaagtgCAGGATTACAGACGGAGGGAGATGGAAAATCTTAAGCAGGAGAAAGAATCATTTGCAGCTAGGATGAGTAATGAGCAGATAGCCTTATCTGAGAAGGCCCGATCTGAGCATGCTCAAATGGTCCAAGATTATGAATCACAAAGGAGAGATCTTGAAACATATATGCAGGATAGGGAGGATAAGATGGTGAAACAACTGCAGGAAATGGAGAGAGCATTTGAGGAAGAGAAGGATAGAGAATACACTAATATTAATTTCTTGAAGGGAGTTGCTGataaacaaaaagaagagCTACTATCTGAAAGGAATACaaatgaaaaggaaagggAAGCACTTGCACAGCAGAAGAAGGAGCTAGAAGCAAAACAACTTGAAATGGGAGAAGACATAGATCATCTTGACAAGCTTAGCAAGAAGATCAAGTGCCAGAGGGAACAGCTGTTGGAGGAAAGAGGTCGATTTCTAGCCTTTGTCGAGAAACTTAAGAGCTGCAAGGACTGTGGAGAGATAACACGGGACTTTGTGCTCTCTGATCTTCAAGTACCTGGAATGTACCATGTTGAGGCTGTTCGTGATTCTGAATATAATGAGTCAGGATGGGGGAAAAGACTGCAACAGAAATGCAAGCTAGTGGTTTCTAAAGTAACTTCTAATAAAAAACTTGATGTATCTACCAAGGTACCACCACTATCGCCTATGCAGAAAGGAAAGGAGCCTACGTTGCTTGCTAATGAGGAGCCAAGAGGTCACAGCAGTCACGAAAATGAGCCTCAGCCATCTCTTAGGAGATGCAACGACGCTGCCAATGCTGAACCAGTTGTAACGGATGGCAGCTCTAAGGAGGTGGATGATGGGTATACTCCATCAATTGACAATAACAGTTTCATTATCAGCCAGGAGCAAGACATTCCAGAAGATTCTGAGCAATCAGAGCTGAAGAGTGGCCGACGAAAACCAGCCAGGGGACGCAAGTCTAGATTGTCTAGAACACACTCAGTGAAGGCGGTTGTTGAAGATGCAAATAAGTTTTTGGGTGAAACTCCAGAACCATCAAATGCAAGTTTGCTTAATGAGAGTAGTTACATAAATGAGGGTGATTCCAGTTTTACAAGCATCGGTCGGAAACGAGCACGCCCTCAGAGCTCCAGGATAGAGAGTGAGCAGGATGATTATGATAGTGGAGGACATTCTGGTAGTGTCACAGCTGGTGGCCGTAGGAAGAGGCGGCAACCTGTTGCTCCAGCAGTGCAAACCCCGGGTGGACAGCGGTATAATCTCAGAAACCGCAAGAC TGCAGGCACATTGGTAGCAGCATCTGCAGCACCTCACATGAAAAGTAAAAGGAATGAAGAATCAAATACTGAATCCATTGGCGCAGAGCTGATTCAGGTCACAACATCAAAAAATGTGGAGTCAACAGAAGAGCGAGTTGTGAGG TTTGCAACACCAGAACCACAAGATATTGTTAATGGCAAAGCTGATGAAAGGAAGTCGGTTGAAGAGACAGAATTGAGTGTGGAAGTAAATGCCACAGAATCTAGTCATGGCAACAGCTCAGGTGGTGAGAGTGGCAACAGCTCAGGTGATGAGAGTGGCGACGACTATGATGATGAGGATCATCCTGGTCCAGCGTCAATAGGGAAGAAAATCTGGACCTTCTTCAGTACATGA
- the LOC126790450 gene encoding clavaminate synthase-like protein At3g21360: MEHFSKDFSIGACDGQKVVDGETMPLVLQPPEPTRNDVESLVSTLKKKKDWFEQMLIKNSAILLRGFNVQNAVEFNDIVEALGWDDIRYVGPAPRTHIHKRVWTANEGPLSEFIYYHHEMVLIKEYPKQVILFCETPPPEGGQTPFVPSFRVTERMLEEFPEAVEEMETNGLKYTFTAPSKNSTGSMRGRGWEDAFASSDRAIAEQRANALGMDVEWLADGSMKTILGPRSLTKVFEGRKGRRMWFNTVVGMHGKEHSSASMADGTEIPDNVVNRCQEIIEEESIQFKWEKGDVLFFDNYALLHGRRPSAAPRRVLVATCK, from the exons ATGGAACACTTCAGCAAGGACTTCAGCATAGGCGCATGCGATGGCCAGAAGGTTGTAGATGGAGAGACCATGCCACTGGTGCTGCAACCTCCAGAGCCAACCAGGAATGATGTAGAGTCGCTTGTGTCGActctcaagaagaagaaggactGGTTTGAACAGATGCTTATCAAGAACAGCGCAATCCTGCTTAGAGGTTTCAATGTACAGAATGCAGTGGAGTTCAATGATATTGTTGAAGCTCTCGGGTGGGATGATATTCGTTACGTTGGGCCTGCTCCTCGTACACATATACACAAGCGTGTCTGGACTGCCAATGAAGGGCCTTTATCTGAGTTCATATACTATCATCATGAGATGGTGCTG ATTAAGGAGTACCCCAAACAAGTCATCCTATTCTGTGAGACACCACCACCAGAAGGAGGACAAACACCGTTTGTTCCAAGCTTCCGAGTAACAGAAAGGATGCTCGAGGAGTTCCCAGAAGCTGTAGAAGAAATGGAGACAAATGGCTTGAAGTACACCTTCACAGCTCCTAGCAAAAACAGCACAGGTTCAATGAGAGGTAGGGGCTGGGAGGATGCTTTTGCCTCATCAGATCGTGCCATAGCTGAGCAAAG GGCTAATGCTCTAGGCATGGATGTCGAGTGGCTAGCAGATGGTTCGATGAAGACGATACTCGGTCCAAGATCACTGACAAAGGTGTTTGAAGGAAGAAAAGGAAGGCGAATGTGGTTCAACACGGTTGTGGGGATGCATGGAAAGGAACACAGTTCTGCTTCAATGGCCGACGGTACAGAGATTCCAGACAATGTGGTGAATAGATGCCAAGAGATAATTGAAGAAGAAAGTATCCAATTCAAGTGGGAGAAGGGTGATGTGCTATTCTTTGATAACTATGCTTTGCTCCATGGAAGGAGGCCTTCTGCTGCTCCTAGGAGAGTCTTGGTTGCTACCTGCAAGTAG
- the LOC126790447 gene encoding protein decapping 5 isoform X1 — translation MAMASDTAARSSSAADSYIGSLISLTSKSEIRYEGVLYNINTEESSIGLRNVRSFGTEGRKKDGPQIPPGDKVYEYILFRGSDIKDLQVKSSPAVQPTPPINNDPAIIQSHYSRPALSTTSLPSPATGPLPDINSHSAQMGLPGSNFQGNLPLYQPGGNLGSWGIPPPPPTANGSPLMPMYWQGYYGPPNGLPQLHQQSLLRPPPGLSMPPPMQYPNFSASLPSGAPNFSEGPSPLLSAASGSSPSSTSAPLAPPIGPILPTSLPSAPSTILTSEISNKAPSGSPPVATISASLPLLSSMSSSSSDISTVAPPISNKPSAVSGSTLPYQSVSQTTTPAVGPTNSVRTETVVPSLVTPGQLLQSGSTTGPSAPSLQAAHKDVEVVQVSSSTSAEQPVSVSAEPQPPILPLPPPARAVQKPNGPPYQARQGYTYRGRERGRGTGFGVQSSRPVTKFTEEFDFTAMNEKFNKDEVWGHLGKTSKPSKDREDGNDSEEEYIEDEDDVELPKFDAKPVYNKDDFFDTISSNSFNNEQNGRTRYSEQVKIDTETFGTFSRYRGGRGGRGPGRGGRGRGGYYGRDYGRGGYGYVGRGRGRGMSSQGPQ, via the exons ATGGCCATGGCTTCCGACACCGCTGCCAGATCGAGCTCGGCGGCCGATTCCTACATAGGCAGCTTGATTAGTCTGACTTCCAAGAGTGAGATCAGATACGAAGGCGTACTCTACAACATCAACACCGAAGAGTCCAGTATTGGACTCCGCAACG TGCGGTCTTTTGGAACCGAAGGAAGGAAAAAGGATGGGCCGCAAATCCCGCCGGGGGATAAAGTTTACGAGTATATACTCTTCCGAGGCAGTGACATCAAG GATTTACAGGTTAAGTCTTCTCCAGCAGTTCAGCCTACACCACCTATAAACAATGACCCAGCTATTATTCAG TCTCACTATTCCCGCCCGGCTCTGTCAACTACGAGCTTGCCTTCTCCTGCTACTGGGCCTTTGCCAGATATTAATTCCCATAGTGCACAGATGGGACTACCTGGATCAAATTTCCAAGGCAATTTACCTTTATATCAACCTGGAGGGAATTTAGGGTCATGGGGGattccacctcctcctccaacTGCAAATGGCAGTCCGCTTATGCCCATGTACTGGCAAGGATATTATGGCCCTCCAAATGGCCTCCCTCAATTACACCAGCAATCTTTGCTTCGTCCACCACCTGGGCTATCAATGCCTCCTCCAATGCAGTATCCCAATTTTAGTGCCTCCTTGCCCTCTGGAGCTCCTAACTTTTCTGAAGGTCCATCGCCCTTACTTTCAGCTGCTAGTGGTAGTTCTCCTAGTTCGACATCTGCGCCTTTAGCACCACCAATTGGCCCAATTTTGCCAACCAGTCTGCCTTCAGCACCTTCCACCATATTAACTTCTGAAATATCAAACAAGGCACCAAGTGGTTCCCCTCCTGTAGCCACTATTAGTGCAAGCTTGCCACTACTTTCTTCTATGAGCAGTTCAAGCTCAGATATAAGTACTGTTGCACCACCTATCTCTAACAAGCCTTCTGCAGTTTCTGGTTCAACCTTGCCCTATCAAAGTGTATCTCAAACTACTACTCCGGCAGTTGGGCCAACTAATTCTGTACGCACGGAAACAGTGGTACCTTCTTTGGTAACCCCAGGGCAGCTGTTGCAGTCTGGTTCTACTACAGGCCCCTCAGCTCCATCATTGCAAGCAGCTCATAAGGATGTTGAGGTTGTTCAAGTTTCATCATCAACCTCAGCAGAGCAGCCCGTTTCAGTATCAGCAGAACCTCAGCCACCAATATTGCCATTACCACCACCTGCACGGGCAGTTCAAAAG CCAAATGGACCTCCATACCAAGCTCGCCAGGGATATACTTATAGGGGACGTGAGCGAGGCAGAGGAACTGGG TTTGGTGTGCAGAGTTCCCGGCCCGTGACAAAATTCACTGAAGAATTTGACTTCACGGCAATGAATGAGAAATTCAATAAGGATGAGGTTTGGGGCCATCTTGGTAAGACAAGCAAACCTTCCAAGGATAGAGAGGATGGAAATGACAGTGAAGAAGAATATATcgaagatgaggatgatgtgGAGTTGCCAAAGTTTGATGCCAAG CCCGTCTACAATAAGGATGATTTTTTTGACACCATCTCCTCCAATTCTTTCAATAATGAACAGAATGGAAGGACTCGGTACTCTGAGCAAGTAAAGATAGATACAGAG ACTTTTGGAACTTTCTCAAGATATCGGGGCGGTCGAGGTGGCCGTGGTCCTGGACGTGGTGGCCGTGGCCGTGGGGGCTACTATGGTAGGGATTATGGAAGGGGGGGATATGGCTATGTAGGAAGGGGTCGTGGCCGAGGGATGTCTAGTCAAGGTCCACAGTAG
- the LOC126790447 gene encoding protein decapping 5 isoform X2, whose product MAMASDTAARSSSAADSYIGSLISLTSKSEIRYEGVLYNINTEESSIGLRNVRSFGTEGRKKDGPQIPPGDKVYEYILFRGSDIKDLQVKSSPAVQPTPPINNDPAIIQSHYSRPALSTTSLPSPATGPLPDINSHSAQMGLPGSNFQGNLPLYQPGGNLGSWGIPPPPPTANGSPLMPMYWQGYYGPPNGLPQLHQQSLLRPPPGLSMPPPMQYPNFSASLPSGAPNFSEGPSPLLSAASGSSPSSTSAPLAPPIGPILPTSLPSAPSTILTSEISNKAPSGSPPVATISASLPLLSSMSSSSSDISTVAPPISNKPSAVSGSTLPYQSVSQTTTPAVGPTNSVRTETVVPSLVTPGQLLQSGSTTGPSAPSLQAAHKDVEVVQVSSSTSAEQPVSVSAEPQPPILPLPPPARAVQKPNGPPYQARQGYTYRGRERGRGTGSSRPVTKFTEEFDFTAMNEKFNKDEVWGHLGKTSKPSKDREDGNDSEEEYIEDEDDVELPKFDAKPVYNKDDFFDTISSNSFNNEQNGRTRYSEQVKIDTETFGTFSRYRGGRGGRGPGRGGRGRGGYYGRDYGRGGYGYVGRGRGRGMSSQGPQ is encoded by the exons ATGGCCATGGCTTCCGACACCGCTGCCAGATCGAGCTCGGCGGCCGATTCCTACATAGGCAGCTTGATTAGTCTGACTTCCAAGAGTGAGATCAGATACGAAGGCGTACTCTACAACATCAACACCGAAGAGTCCAGTATTGGACTCCGCAACG TGCGGTCTTTTGGAACCGAAGGAAGGAAAAAGGATGGGCCGCAAATCCCGCCGGGGGATAAAGTTTACGAGTATATACTCTTCCGAGGCAGTGACATCAAG GATTTACAGGTTAAGTCTTCTCCAGCAGTTCAGCCTACACCACCTATAAACAATGACCCAGCTATTATTCAG TCTCACTATTCCCGCCCGGCTCTGTCAACTACGAGCTTGCCTTCTCCTGCTACTGGGCCTTTGCCAGATATTAATTCCCATAGTGCACAGATGGGACTACCTGGATCAAATTTCCAAGGCAATTTACCTTTATATCAACCTGGAGGGAATTTAGGGTCATGGGGGattccacctcctcctccaacTGCAAATGGCAGTCCGCTTATGCCCATGTACTGGCAAGGATATTATGGCCCTCCAAATGGCCTCCCTCAATTACACCAGCAATCTTTGCTTCGTCCACCACCTGGGCTATCAATGCCTCCTCCAATGCAGTATCCCAATTTTAGTGCCTCCTTGCCCTCTGGAGCTCCTAACTTTTCTGAAGGTCCATCGCCCTTACTTTCAGCTGCTAGTGGTAGTTCTCCTAGTTCGACATCTGCGCCTTTAGCACCACCAATTGGCCCAATTTTGCCAACCAGTCTGCCTTCAGCACCTTCCACCATATTAACTTCTGAAATATCAAACAAGGCACCAAGTGGTTCCCCTCCTGTAGCCACTATTAGTGCAAGCTTGCCACTACTTTCTTCTATGAGCAGTTCAAGCTCAGATATAAGTACTGTTGCACCACCTATCTCTAACAAGCCTTCTGCAGTTTCTGGTTCAACCTTGCCCTATCAAAGTGTATCTCAAACTACTACTCCGGCAGTTGGGCCAACTAATTCTGTACGCACGGAAACAGTGGTACCTTCTTTGGTAACCCCAGGGCAGCTGTTGCAGTCTGGTTCTACTACAGGCCCCTCAGCTCCATCATTGCAAGCAGCTCATAAGGATGTTGAGGTTGTTCAAGTTTCATCATCAACCTCAGCAGAGCAGCCCGTTTCAGTATCAGCAGAACCTCAGCCACCAATATTGCCATTACCACCACCTGCACGGGCAGTTCAAAAG CCAAATGGACCTCCATACCAAGCTCGCCAGGGATATACTTATAGGGGACGTGAGCGAGGCAGAGGAACTGGG AGTTCCCGGCCCGTGACAAAATTCACTGAAGAATTTGACTTCACGGCAATGAATGAGAAATTCAATAAGGATGAGGTTTGGGGCCATCTTGGTAAGACAAGCAAACCTTCCAAGGATAGAGAGGATGGAAATGACAGTGAAGAAGAATATATcgaagatgaggatgatgtgGAGTTGCCAAAGTTTGATGCCAAG CCCGTCTACAATAAGGATGATTTTTTTGACACCATCTCCTCCAATTCTTTCAATAATGAACAGAATGGAAGGACTCGGTACTCTGAGCAAGTAAAGATAGATACAGAG ACTTTTGGAACTTTCTCAAGATATCGGGGCGGTCGAGGTGGCCGTGGTCCTGGACGTGGTGGCCGTGGCCGTGGGGGCTACTATGGTAGGGATTATGGAAGGGGGGGATATGGCTATGTAGGAAGGGGTCGTGGCCGAGGGATGTCTAGTCAAGGTCCACAGTAG